The sequence below is a genomic window from Candidatus Obscuribacterales bacterium.
ACACCGTCTAGGAATCATGGTTGGGCAATCGCTGTCTCTTGTCGGTTATAACGACACGCCCCTAGCAAGCCGTCTACCTGTCCCTTTGACCTCTGTGCATATCCCATTCGATGTTATCGCTCAACAAGCAATTGAGCTTTTATTTAAAGACAACCTTGAACAAGGTTTGTGTATCAAGCGTGTTATGCCCAGCTTGATTCCAAGAGATTCATCAGTTAGGTATCGGTGAGATAGAGAAGATTCCTAACTATGGAGCATCATGATGTAAATAAATGCAGGGTCATCAGATGATCAATTGGCACGGATGAAAACAGCCCCGTAGTGGTAGGGAGGTAGCTCGACCAGCCTCTCCAGCCTGAAGCCAGCAGGCTCGACCACCATCCGGGTTTGTTCCGCCGACATGCGCATTGCGATCTTGGGGCCTCGCGGCTGCCCGAGGACAGTCGTCTGTTCCCGTGGCAGGGGATGCCAATTGACGATAGCAAAGCGGCCGTTTGGCTTCAGGACCTTAGCGATTTCCCGGGCCAGGGCTGTCTTGTCCGGTACGCCGTGAAAGGTGTTGGCGATCAGCACATAGTCCACCGATGGATCCAGAAGACGACTGAGTGCCACTGCGTCCCCCAGTAGCCAGCTGCAATTCAACATCCCTTCGCACGCCGCTTGCGCCTGCTCGAGCATGACTGGGTCGAGGTCGAGGCCTATGACGCGCCCCGCGCCCACCTGCCGGGCGATGGCGGCGGTGAAATAACCATCGCCGCAGCCCAGATCGACAACTTTCATCCCCGGCTCGATGCGCAAGGCCTTGATGACCCTGTCGGGGTCAGGCCATAGAGAATGCCACCAGT
It includes:
- a CDS encoding methyltransferase domain-containing protein, whose product is MTVQDSMFPATAMPDKDWWHSLWPDPDRVIKALRIEPGMKVVDLGCGDGYFTAAIARQVGAGRVIGLDLDPVMLEQAQAACEGMLNCSWLLGDAVALSRLLDPSVDYVLIANTFHGVPDKTALAREIAKVLKPNGRFAIVNWHPLPREQTTVLGQPRGPKIAMRMSAEQTRMVVEPAGFRLERLVELPPYHYGAVFIRAN
- a CDS encoding substrate-binding domain-containing protein, yielding FSIESGEAAGFDLLSQQERPTAIFAVNDNLAIGVMAAAHRLGIMVGQSLSLVGYNDTPLASRLPVPLTSVHIPFDVIAQQAIELLFKDNLEQGLCIKRVMPSLIPRDSSVRYR